Proteins encoded by one window of Mus musculus strain C57BL/6J chromosome 10, GRCm38.p6 C57BL/6J:
- the Celf5 gene encoding CUGBP Elav-like family member 5 isoform 14 (isoform 14 is encoded by transcript variant 14), whose translation MWCGTQMARPIQVKPADSESRGGRDRKLFVGMLNKQQSEEDVLRLFQPFGVIDECTVLRGPDGSSKGCAFVKFSSHTEAQAAIHALHGSQTMPGASSSLVVKFADTDKERTLRRMQQMVGQLGILTPSLTLPFSPYSAYAQALMQQQTTVLSTSGSYLSPGVAFPPCHIQQIGAVSLNGLPATPIAPASGLHSPPLLGTAAVPGLMAPIPNGFPGVLPFPGSHPALETVYANGLVPYPAQSPTVAETLHPAFSGVQQYTGRGSPVLTTHLRSHPSAHVPSSTRPLRNVQSLKSGAPHVSSPGPSKARAASGCVPYVALPHLTL comes from the exons atGTGGTGTGGTACCCAG ATGGCGCGGCCGATCCAGGTGAAACCGGCAGACAGTGAAAGCCGTGGAGGTA GGGACCGGAAGCTGTTCGTGGGTATGCTCAACAAGCAGCAGTCAGAGGAAGACGTGCTCAGGCTCTTCCAGCCCTTTGGCGTCATAGACGAGTGCACAGTGCTTCGAGGaccagatggcagcagcaaag gCTGTGCCTTCGTGAAGTTTTCTTCCCACACAGAGGCCCAGGCTGCCATCCATGCCTTGCATGGCAGCCAGACTATGCCG GGAGCGTCCTCCAGCCTGGTGGTCAAGTTTGCCGACACGGATAAAGAGCGGACATTGCGGCGTATGCAGCAGATGGTTGGCCAGCTGGGCATCCTGACGCCGTCCCTCACCCTGCCCTTCAGCCCCTACAGTGCCTACGCCCAGGCT CTCATGCAGCAACAGACAACAGTGTTGTCCACCTCTGGCAGCTACCTGAGCCCCGGTGTGGCCTTCCCTCCCTGCCATATCCAGCAGATTGGTGCCGTCAGCCTTAACGGTCTGCCTGCCACGCCCATCGCTCCTGCCTCTG GGCTACACTCACCCCCACTGCTAGGCACTGCCGCTGTTCCCGGCCTGATGGCGCCCATTCCCAATGGCTTCCCCGGCGTCCTGCCCTTTCCCGGGAGTCACCCTGCCCTGGAGACTGTGTATGCCAATGGCCTTGTGCCCTACCCAG CTCAGAGCCCCACTGTGGCAGAGACCCTCCATCCTGCCTTCTCCGGAGTCCAGCAGTACACAGGTAGAGGCAGCCCTGTCCTGACCACTCACCTCAGGTCTCATCCATCTGCACACGTCCCATCCTCCACAAGACCCCTAAGGAATGTACAGTCCCTTAAGTCTGGGGCTCCCCACGTCTCATCCCCAGGTCCCTCCAAAGCCAGGGCTGCCTCTGGCTGTGTACCTTATGTAGCTCTGCCCCACCTAACTTTGTGA
- the Celf5 gene encoding CUGBP Elav-like family member 5 isoform 12 (isoform 12 is encoded by transcript variant 12) encodes MRGGGTWCGRGGRSVAPSLSLWGGEGIPGARESKMARPIQVKPADSESRGGDRKLFVGMLNKQQSEEDVLRLFQPFGVIDECTVLRGPDGSSKGCAFVKFSSHTEAQAAIHALHGSQTMPGASSSLVVKFADTDKERTLRRMQQMVGQLGILTPSLTLPFSPYSAYAQALMQQQTTVLSTSGSYLSPGVAFPPCHIQQIGAVSLNGLPATPIAPASGLHSPPLLGTAAVPGLMAPIPNGFPGVLPFPGSHPALETVYANGLVPYPAQSPTVAETLHPAFSGVQQYTAMYPTAAIAPVAHSVPQPPHLLQQQREGEATPASPTLNCTADLAPPWNGGP; translated from the exons ATGCGTGGCGGAGGCACGTGGTGTGGGCGGGGAGGGCGCTCCGTGGCCCCTTctctgtcactgtggggtggagagggGATCCCGGGAGCGCGGGAGTCTAAG ATGGCGCGGCCGATCCAGGTGAAACCGGCAGACAGTGAAAGCCGTGGAG GGGACCGGAAGCTGTTCGTGGGTATGCTCAACAAGCAGCAGTCAGAGGAAGACGTGCTCAGGCTCTTCCAGCCCTTTGGCGTCATAGACGAGTGCACAGTGCTTCGAGGaccagatggcagcagcaaag gCTGTGCCTTCGTGAAGTTTTCTTCCCACACAGAGGCCCAGGCTGCCATCCATGCCTTGCATGGCAGCCAGACTATGCCG GGAGCGTCCTCCAGCCTGGTGGTCAAGTTTGCCGACACGGATAAAGAGCGGACATTGCGGCGTATGCAGCAGATGGTTGGCCAGCTGGGCATCCTGACGCCGTCCCTCACCCTGCCCTTCAGCCCCTACAGTGCCTACGCCCAGGCT CTCATGCAGCAACAGACAACAGTGTTGTCCACCTCTGGCAGCTACCTGAGCCCCGGTGTGGCCTTCCCTCCCTGCCATATCCAGCAGATTGGTGCCGTCAGCCTTAACGGTCTGCCTGCCACGCCCATCGCTCCTGCCTCTG GGCTACACTCACCCCCACTGCTAGGCACTGCCGCTGTTCCCGGCCTGATGGCGCCCATTCCCAATGGCTTCCCCGGCGTCCTGCCCTTTCCCGGGAGTCACCCTGCCCTGGAGACTGTGTATGCCAATGGCCTTGTGCCCTACCCAG CTCAGAGCCCCACTGTGGCAGAGACCCTCCATCCTGCCTTCTCCGGAGTCCAGCAGTACACAG CCATGTATCCCACCGCGGCCATCGCGCCCGTGGCACACAGCGTTCCGCAGCCTCCGCACCTCCTGCAGCAGCAGCGCGAAGGTGAGGCGACCCCTGCCAGCCCCACCCTCAACTGCACTGCTGACCTCGCCCCTCCATGGAACGGCGGCCCTTGA
- the Celf5 gene encoding CUGBP Elav-like family member 5 isoform 4 (isoform 4 is encoded by transcript variant 4), translating to MARPIQVKPADSESRGGRDRKLFVGMLNKQQSEEDVLRLFQPFGVIDECTVLRGPDGSSKGCAFVKFSSHTEAQAAIHALHGSQTMPGASSSLVVKFADTDKERTLRRMQQMVGQLGILTPSLTLPFSPYSAYAQALMQQQTTVLSTSGSYLSPGVAFPPCHIQQIGAVSLNGLPATPIAPASGLHSPPLLGTAAVPGLMAPIPNGFPGVLPFPGSHPALETVYANGLVPYPAQSPTVAETLHPAFSGVQQYTAMYPTAAIAPVAHSVPQPPHLLQQQREGVWRHGADPDVPPLRQYHLLQGVYGSGYQPEQVFRIREL from the exons ATGGCGCGGCCGATCCAGGTGAAACCGGCAGACAGTGAAAGCCGTGGAGGTA GGGACCGGAAGCTGTTCGTGGGTATGCTCAACAAGCAGCAGTCAGAGGAAGACGTGCTCAGGCTCTTCCAGCCCTTTGGCGTCATAGACGAGTGCACAGTGCTTCGAGGaccagatggcagcagcaaag gCTGTGCCTTCGTGAAGTTTTCTTCCCACACAGAGGCCCAGGCTGCCATCCATGCCTTGCATGGCAGCCAGACTATGCCG GGAGCGTCCTCCAGCCTGGTGGTCAAGTTTGCCGACACGGATAAAGAGCGGACATTGCGGCGTATGCAGCAGATGGTTGGCCAGCTGGGCATCCTGACGCCGTCCCTCACCCTGCCCTTCAGCCCCTACAGTGCCTACGCCCAGGCT CTCATGCAGCAACAGACAACAGTGTTGTCCACCTCTGGCAGCTACCTGAGCCCCGGTGTGGCCTTCCCTCCCTGCCATATCCAGCAGATTGGTGCCGTCAGCCTTAACGGTCTGCCTGCCACGCCCATCGCTCCTGCCTCTG GGCTACACTCACCCCCACTGCTAGGCACTGCCGCTGTTCCCGGCCTGATGGCGCCCATTCCCAATGGCTTCCCCGGCGTCCTGCCCTTTCCCGGGAGTCACCCTGCCCTGGAGACTGTGTATGCCAATGGCCTTGTGCCCTACCCAG CTCAGAGCCCCACTGTGGCAGAGACCCTCCATCCTGCCTTCTCCGGAGTCCAGCAGTACACAG CCATGTATCCCACCGCGGCCATCGCGCCCGTGGCACACAGCGTTCCGCAGCCTCCGCACCTCCTGCAGCAGCAGCGCGAAG GAGTTTGGAGACACGGAGCTGACCCAGATGTTCCTCCCCTTCGGCAATATCATCTCCTCCAAGGTGTTTATGGATCGGGCTACCAACCAGAGCAAGTGTTTCG GATTCGTGAGCTTTGA
- the Celf5 gene encoding CUGBP Elav-like family member 5 isoform 11 (isoform 11 is encoded by transcript variant 11) — MRGGGTWCGRGGRSVAPSLSLWGGEGIPGARESKMARPIQVKPADSESRGGRDRKLFVGMLNKQQSEEDVLRLFQPFGVIDECTVLRGPDGSSKGCAFVKFSSHTEAQAAIHALHGSQTMPGASSSLVVKFADTDKERTLRRMQQMVGQLGILTPSLTLPFSPYSAYAQALMQQQTTVLSTSGSYLSPGVAFPPCHIQQIGAVSLNGLPATPIAPASGLHSPPLLGTAAVPGLMAPIPNGFPGVLPFPGSHPALETVYANGLVPYPAQSPTVAETLHPAFSGVQQYTAMYPTAAIAPVAHSVPQPPHLLQQQREGEATPASPTLNCTADLAPPWNGGP, encoded by the exons ATGCGTGGCGGAGGCACGTGGTGTGGGCGGGGAGGGCGCTCCGTGGCCCCTTctctgtcactgtggggtggagagggGATCCCGGGAGCGCGGGAGTCTAAG ATGGCGCGGCCGATCCAGGTGAAACCGGCAGACAGTGAAAGCCGTGGAGGTA GGGACCGGAAGCTGTTCGTGGGTATGCTCAACAAGCAGCAGTCAGAGGAAGACGTGCTCAGGCTCTTCCAGCCCTTTGGCGTCATAGACGAGTGCACAGTGCTTCGAGGaccagatggcagcagcaaag gCTGTGCCTTCGTGAAGTTTTCTTCCCACACAGAGGCCCAGGCTGCCATCCATGCCTTGCATGGCAGCCAGACTATGCCG GGAGCGTCCTCCAGCCTGGTGGTCAAGTTTGCCGACACGGATAAAGAGCGGACATTGCGGCGTATGCAGCAGATGGTTGGCCAGCTGGGCATCCTGACGCCGTCCCTCACCCTGCCCTTCAGCCCCTACAGTGCCTACGCCCAGGCT CTCATGCAGCAACAGACAACAGTGTTGTCCACCTCTGGCAGCTACCTGAGCCCCGGTGTGGCCTTCCCTCCCTGCCATATCCAGCAGATTGGTGCCGTCAGCCTTAACGGTCTGCCTGCCACGCCCATCGCTCCTGCCTCTG GGCTACACTCACCCCCACTGCTAGGCACTGCCGCTGTTCCCGGCCTGATGGCGCCCATTCCCAATGGCTTCCCCGGCGTCCTGCCCTTTCCCGGGAGTCACCCTGCCCTGGAGACTGTGTATGCCAATGGCCTTGTGCCCTACCCAG CTCAGAGCCCCACTGTGGCAGAGACCCTCCATCCTGCCTTCTCCGGAGTCCAGCAGTACACAG CCATGTATCCCACCGCGGCCATCGCGCCCGTGGCACACAGCGTTCCGCAGCCTCCGCACCTCCTGCAGCAGCAGCGCGAAGGTGAGGCGACCCCTGCCAGCCCCACCCTCAACTGCACTGCTGACCTCGCCCCTCCATGGAACGGCGGCCCTTGA
- the Celf5 gene encoding CUGBP Elav-like family member 5 isoform 16 (isoform 16 is encoded by transcript variant 16) codes for MWCGTQMARPIQVKPADSESRGGDRKLFVGMLNKQQSEEDVLRLFQPFGVIDECTVLRGPDGSSKGCAFVKFSSHTEAQAAIHALHGSQTMPGASSSLVVKFADTDKERTLRRMQQMVGQLGILTPSLTLPFSPYSAYAQAVSGPSTRMLNAD; via the exons atGTGGTGTGGTACCCAG ATGGCGCGGCCGATCCAGGTGAAACCGGCAGACAGTGAAAGCCGTGGAG GGGACCGGAAGCTGTTCGTGGGTATGCTCAACAAGCAGCAGTCAGAGGAAGACGTGCTCAGGCTCTTCCAGCCCTTTGGCGTCATAGACGAGTGCACAGTGCTTCGAGGaccagatggcagcagcaaag gCTGTGCCTTCGTGAAGTTTTCTTCCCACACAGAGGCCCAGGCTGCCATCCATGCCTTGCATGGCAGCCAGACTATGCCG GGAGCGTCCTCCAGCCTGGTGGTCAAGTTTGCCGACACGGATAAAGAGCGGACATTGCGGCGTATGCAGCAGATGGTTGGCCAGCTGGGCATCCTGACGCCGTCCCTCACCCTGCCCTTCAGCCCCTACAGTGCCTACGCCCAGGCTGTGAGTGGCCCCAGCACACGGATGCTGAATGCAGACTGA